In Vanessa tameamea isolate UH-Manoa-2023 chromosome 19, ilVanTame1 primary haplotype, whole genome shotgun sequence, one genomic interval encodes:
- the LOC113399321 gene encoding protein farnesyltransferase subunit beta has product MDNHIRFFEDISTQGYKDEGVVTNTSLDQIDVEAMILKTYKKFEQKASIDPDLPKLNKSAHVKYLKEALVTLPQSYACLEASRPWLAYWILHSLWTLKSMPDAETLSNIVKFLSQCQHKEGGYGGGCGQLSHLGTTYAAVNALSIIGTEEAYNSIDRSALQTFLWTVRDVDGSFALHKGGEKDIRGAYCAISVAKVTNIYTDALFDKTAEWIVGCQTYEGGFGGCPGMEAHGGYAYCGIASLALLGRTKLCDVDALLRWCVNRQMSLEGGFQGRTNKLVDGCYSFWQGAIFPVISAILSQDNKEMMETVLFSQGALQEYIIVCCQAYDGGLLDKPGKPRDLYHTCYTLSGLSVAQHGTGALDPYVVGSPRNELNSIHPLHNIAPHLAYNSVHYFIRHPPPVKDNN; this is encoded by the exons ATGGATAATCATATTAGATTCTTTGAAGATATTTCAACGCAAGGTTATAAAGACGAAGGTGTTGTGACAAATACTTCATTAGACcag ATCGATGTTGAAGcaatgattttaaaaacatataaaaaatttgaaCAGAAAGCATCAATTGATCCAGATTTACCAAAGTTGAACAAGAGTGctcatgtaaaatatttaaaagaagccTTAGTGACTTTGCCTCAAAGTTATGCTTGCTTAGAAGCTAGTCGACCCTGGTTGGCATACTGGATACTTCATTCCCTTTGGACATTGAAGAGTATGCCTGATGCAGAAACTTTATCTAATATAGTAAAATTCTTATCTCAATGTCAACATAAGGAGGGTGGTTATGGAGGAGGTTGTGGACAGCTTTCACATCTGGGTACAACTTATGCAGCTGTTAATGCACTTAGTATCATTGGTACTGAAGAAGCATATAATTCTATTGATAGAAGTGCTTTACAGACATTCTTGTGGACAGTTCGGGATGTTGATGGGTCCTTTGCACTACACAAGGGAGGTGAAAAAGACATTAGGGGGGCATATTGTGCAATCAGTGTTGCCAAGGTGACCAATATATATACTGATGCACTATTTGATAAAACTGCTGAATGGATTGTAGGTTGTCAAACATATGAAGGTGGTTTTGGTGGTTGCCCTGGTATGGAGGCACATGGGGGATATGCATATTGCGGTATAGCAAGCTTAGCTTTATTAGGTAGAACTAAGCTGTGTGATGTTGATGCCTTATTAAGGTGGTGCGTTAATCGTCAGATGAGTCTAGAAGGTGGGTTCCAAGGAAGAACCAACAAACTTGTAGATGGCTGTTATTCATTTTGGCAAGGAGCTATATTTCCTGTAATTAGTGCAATACTTTCTCaag ATAACAAGGAAATGATGGAAACAGTACTATTTAGCCAAGGTGCCTTACAGGAATATATAATAGTCTGCTGTCAAGCGTATGATGGGGGATTACTCGACAAACCAGGAAA gcCTCGTGACTTATATCATACTTGTTATACACTAAGTGGACTATCAGTTGCACAGCATGGAACAGGAGCTCTAGATCCATATGTAGTAGGTTCACCCAGAAATGAGCTGAATTCTATACATCCTTTGCATAATATTGCCCCTCATCTTGCATACAATTCTGTGCATTATTTCATAAGACATCCTCCTCCCGTAAAGGATaacaactaa
- the LOC113399320 gene encoding cysteine protease ATG4D, whose protein sequence is MMNGTNSTIVPNSVLNTSTNSVKQDATAMKVENVGKAATSKDNTRDSSEDLLDLKGKVESRLLSMWNNVKFGWTVKLKTSFSKESPVWLLGRCYHRKLSPSGSLESSTEIGMEAGALDPMEQIYGEGIEGFKSDFISKVWMTYRREFPTMSGSTFTTDCGWGCMLRSGQMMLAQALVCHFLGRSWRWSPEKAIQNAREFQEDCLHRMIIKWFGDKSSVNSPLSIHQMVNLGESLGKKPGDWYGPASVAHCLRAVMIAASNENYEFDKLEVYVAQDSTVYIQDVYSHCRLANGSWKSLILLVPVKLGTDKINPIYAPCLTSLLTLDFCIGIIGGRPKHSLYFVGYQDDRLIHLDPHYCQEMVDVWQPNFSLQTFHCRSPRKMPISKMDPSCCIGFYLATHHDFETFINIISSFLVPQGVSSSNEYPIFTLHNGSRSLVMDLPNVRNSIYETEHHWMTPNIQDSDTDMESEEFVLL, encoded by the coding sequence ATGATGAACGGAACAAATAGCACAATTGTACCAAATTCTGTGCTCAATACTTCTACCAATAGTGTAAAACAGGATGCGACAGCCATGAAGGTCGAGAATGTAGGCAAAGCCGCTACATCGAAAGATAACACACGTGACAGTTCAGAAGATCTCCTTGATCTGAAGGGAAAAGTAGAATCACGATTATTGTCTATGTGGAACAATGTCAAATTCGGCTGGACGGTGAAGTTAAAAACAAGCTTTTCTAAAGAATCTCCAGTGTGGCTGTTAGGTCGTTGCTATCATCGTAAATTAAGTCCTAGTGGCTCTTTAGAGTCTTCTACTGAAATTGGTATGGAGGCTGGAGCTCTTGATCCTATGGAACAAATATATGGCGAAGGTATAGAAGGTTTTAAGTCCGACTTCATTAGTAAAGTTTGGATGACATATCGTAGAGAGTTTCCTACTATGTCTGGGTCAACATTTACGACCGATTGTGGATGGGGCTGTATGTTACGTAGTGGACAAATGATGCTTGCTCAAGCCTTGGTTTGTCATTTTCTGGGTAGATCATGGCGATGGTCTCCAGAGAAAGCCATTCAGAATGCTAGAGAATTTCAGGAAGATTGTCTTCATCGAATGATAATTAAGTGGTTTGGTGATAAGTCATCTGTTAACAGCCCTCTCTCAATACATCAAATGGTTAACCTAGGAGAATCATTAGGAAAGAAACCTGGTGATTGGTATGGTCCTGCTTCAGTAGCACATTGCCTCAGAGCGGTTATGATTGCTGCCTCTaatgaaaattatgaatttgATAAATTAGAAGTTTATGTTGCTCAAGATTCAACTGTATATATTCAAGATGTGTATTCACACTGTAGATTAGCAAATGGTTCCTGGAAATCTCTTATTTTATTGGTTCCTGTAAAACTGGGAACTGATAAGATAAATCCAATTTATGCCCCTTGTCTCACTTCATTGTTAACTTTAGATTTTTGCATTGGAATTATTGGTGGTAGGCCTAAGCattctttatattttgtagGTTACCAAGATGATAGACTCATACATTTAGATCCACATTATTGTCAAGAAATGGTTGATGTGTGGCAACCAAATTTTTCATTACAAACATTTCACTGCCGTTCACCAAGGAAAATGCCTATAAGTAAAATGGATCCTTCTTGTTGCATTGGTTTCTATCTAGCCACTCACCATgattttgaaacatttattaacattattagttCATTTTTAGTCCCGCAGGGTGTCTCTTCAAGTAATGAGTACccaatttttacattacataatggATCTCGCAGTTTAGTCATGGATCTCCCAAACGTGAGAAATTCAATATATGAAACAGAACATCATTGGATGACTCCTAATATACAAGATAGTGATACTGATATGGAATCAGAAGAATTTGTTTtgctttaa
- the LOC113399396 gene encoding uncharacterized protein LOC113399396: MFDESSNISAKTWKRTVENINKVGYSDGVTDGQSSSFQSSFDMGYAQGLRFGLQFGYKASNNKQVFETQSSDPRKINCQICLKGGALMENVVNLYNIQKEKNEEYLKK, translated from the exons atgtttGACGAAAGTTCAAATATATCTGCTAAGACTTGGAAAAGAACTGTTGAAAACATTAACAag GTAGGGTACTCTGATGGTGTTACGGATGGACAATCATCTTCATTCCAATCTAGTTTTGACATGGGATATGCACAAGGGCTAAGGTTCGGATTACAATTTGGATATAAAGCTTCTAA CAACAAGCAAGTCTTTGAGACACAATCAAGTGATCCTCGTAAAATAAACTGTCAGATCTGCTTAAAAGGAGGTGCATTGATGGagaatgttgttaatttatataacatacaaaagGAGAAAAATgaagagtatttaaaaaaatag
- the LOC113399389 gene encoding mediator of RNA polymerase II transcription subunit 6, translated as MMPGRIGHLPIASENPLGLSWHDSSWIPSLNPSNIMDYFSERSNPFFDRTCNNEVVKMQRLSMDQLQNMTGLEYILLHVQEPILYVIRKQHRHSPVQTIPLADYYIIAGIVYQAPDLASVLNSRLLSAVHHLQCSFEETMTYSKYHPSKGYWWDFKANKSGPFNMGQSAPKEVTSTPKEEPSTLFQRQRVDMLLAELVRQFPLPVTQTTINQNGVTVKTENTNDKNSEKEAGGTLNNITIKQEPLDPISSDMTNGNMQGHMEIKTEIKQENMKPPPEKKSRI; from the exons atGATGCCCGGGAGAATTGGTCACTTGCCTATTGCTTCTGAAAACCCGTTAGGCTTATCATGGCATGATTCTTCTTGGATTCCGTCGTTAAACCCATCaaatattatggattatttttcTGAAAGATCGAACCCGTTTTTTGACCGCACATGCAATAATGAAGTCGTAAAAATGCAACGTCTCAGTATGGATCAGTTGCA GAATATGACAGGACTTGAATACATATTGTTACATGTACAGGAACCTATCCTTTATGTTATTCGTAAACAACATCGACACAGCCCTGTTCAAACCATTCCACTCGCTGATTACTATATCATTGCAGGAATTGTTTATCAAGCCCCTGATTTGGCCAGTGTTTTGAACTCACGATTG TTATCAGCAGTTCATCATCTACAATGTTCATTTGAAGAAACTATGACGTACTCCAAGTATCACCCAAGTAAAGGATATTGGTGGGACTTCAAAGCAAACAAGtctg gtccTTTTAATATGGGACAATCTGCCCCAAAGGAAGTTACAAGTACACCTAAAGAAGAGCCCTCAACATTGTTTCAAAGACAAAGGGTGGACATGCTATTAGCTGAATTAGTGCGACAATTTCCTTTACCAGTGACTCAAACTACAATAAACCAG AATGGTGTTACAGTGAAGACTGAAAATACAAATGATAAGAATTCAGAGAAAGAAGCAGGTGGcactttaaataacataacaattaaaCAAGAACCATTGGATCCCATCAGTTCAGACATGACAAATGGTAATATGCAAGGTCATATGGAAATTAAAACTGAGATTAAACAAGAGAACATGAAACCTCCTCcagaaaaaaaatctagaatataa